The segment GATTTAGCATATACAGACTATACAATAGGATTTGATACAGCACTAAATACAGTACTGGATTCAGTAAGTAAAATAAGAGATACATCTGCATCACATGGAAGAGCAAACATAATAGAAGTAATGGGAAGACACTGCGGAGATATAGCACTTTACTCAGGACTTGCAGGAGGAGCAGAAAGTATAATAGTACCGGAAGAAGATTTTGACATAGACAGTATATGTAAGAAATTAATACAAGGAAAAAATAGAGGAAAACTTCACAGTATAATAATGCTGGCAGAAGGGATAGGAAATGCATTTGAGCTTGGAAAAGAAATAGAAGAAAAGACAGGAATAGAAACGAGAGTAACAATACTTGGACACGTACAAAGAGGAGGAAGTCCTACAGCATTTGACAGAATACTTGCAAG is part of the Caminicella sporogenes DSM 14501 genome and harbors:
- the pfkA gene encoding 6-phosphofructokinase, whose protein sequence is MKTIGVLTSGGDAPGMNAAIRAVVRTAIYNGIKVMGIQQGYNGLINGNIKEMDLSSVGDIIHRGGTILRTARCEEFKTEEGRQKALTVLKVFGIEGLVVIGGDGSFQGAQKLSHAGIKTIGIPGTIDNDLAYTDYTIGFDTALNTVLDSVSKIRDTSASHGRANIIEVMGRHCGDIALYSGLAGGAESIIVPEEDFDIDSICKKLIQGKNRGKLHSIIMLAEGIGNAFELGKEIEEKTGIETRVTILGHVQRGGSPTAFDRILA